The nucleotide sequence GATCGAGTCGAGACGATCACGAGTTCGCCGTCCGATCGCGAATCTTCTCCCTCTTACNtttttttttttttttttgttcggtcACATTTATAGAAGATGCGAGAAGTTAGCAACTTTAGTAACGGCGAAGTATTCATAATAatcatagtatttttttaagtaGTGGATTTATTTATGTTATGTGTAATCTTTGTATACCTTATAAAAAATTCACCAAATTGCAATTAAGGGGAAGTGATTAGTCGCGAGTCGCGACATAACGAAAAAAGTAGTGTTTGGAAGCACCTGACacgtgtatgtatgtatatgtctGTGTAATCACGCTTATTGTAGAGTCTGTCTAAGGgcttgactggttctcccgctagctcccgcaaacgctgcgtttgcgtttgcgggcGGTTGCTAGCGGTTGGGGCCAATCACACAAAACGCTCCCAATCGCTTTCAGTCGTTTCCAATCGCTCCCAACcattgaattccaaaagctagttcccgcaagcgtttgcggttgcgggcgattgcggttggaataatttttaataaaaaaaaaaaaaaaaaaaaaaaaaccaacgacaaatttttttctatcttctatatatgtttatcaCCTTCTCAACCCTAACCAAGCCGTAACCCTAGTCTCTCAAACCTCCAAGTTATGGCGTCAACCCAAGGTGATGAAAATCAAGATGGAAACGTAAGTATTGAATCTCTTTTATCATtcattatatgttatatatgtgtaactctttctatttttttcatagcatcatctttttcattctatatattgttttgagtttggtGATTGAATATATgtctcaacttgttttctcGAATAGAAAATTACCTGGTCAGACGAGATGACTCGTTTGTTGTTAGATTTGATAACGCTAGAGAAACAAGCTGGAAATTCCAGAGGCAAAAGTTTGagtgagaaaggaaaagaaaacgttCTTACAGAATTTAGAAAGGAATTTCCACTAAACTTAAACTggaacaaaattaagaatagaCTTGATACTTTAAAGAGGCAATATGAACTGTATCGTAAAATCACGTTTGGAGCAACTGGACTCGGAGTTAATCCAAGGACAGGAAGTCTTGATGCCCCTGATCATTGGTGGAAAGATAAAATTAAGGTATGTAACCACATATTTgtgtaattattaatttcttgttttgtattttcattgattggaattttgtttttggtttataaggCTTATCCTGAAGCTTCGAGACTCCGGTCGCACCCACTGCGGTTTATACCGCTTCTTCATGTGGTCTTCCGAGATGAAACGGTTGTGGTGGAGGAGTCATGGCAACCAAGACGTGGTGTAAATCGTCATGCTCCATTAGTTGACGTAAGTGAGACTGAACGTACaaacgaagaagacgagagagaaGATATGATGCGTGAGAACGAACCTCATCATATGGAAACAGAAGACCCAGATTGGATGTCACAAATTCCGAGGGAAAACTCTGCAAATCCAAATTCCGAGGCGGAACCATCATTTGCATCCAAAGAGACATCTTCTACGCACACTCAGGAGAAAAGAAGTCGAAACCGAAAGCGTAAACAAAATCCAGTAGACTCGACGCTCGACCGTATTGCTACTACTATGGAAGACCGAAATGATATTCTAGAGCAAATGACAAATGCAAAGTCAAAATCTCAGTCAACAAATTCAACTGAAGAACAAATGGCTCTTGTTGTGAAACATGTGAGGGCAGTACCGGATCTGGTTCCGATGTCGGAGCTTTATTGGGCATCTCTTGATCTTATTGCAACAAATGATGTTGTGCGCGGTTTATTTCTTGCTCTCCCAGATGACGAGAAGCTACCTTTTCTAAAGAGACAAACCAAGGAGTCTCGTAATGATTTTGCTTGATGATTAGCTTTGGTTTTGTTGAGTTAATCTTTCatggaatttttatttcttgtttgcATTTTGTTTACGACATTGAGGATTgtctttggttttgatttgacttcagtttttgttggcctttacaatataatattttctattcatTTATTATGCAAGCGGATGCTTTTTAAGAGTCAAAATGTAACAAGAATTTAATTTGTTACAGGAAGGAAGTGACATGGAGTTGAACACAGTCAGAGAAATAATAGAAGCAGATGACCAAGTTATTGAAGCAGTAATCTGCATTGATCTTCTGGATTATTATCATAGTTATAAAAATAATCCAGAAGATCCACGGTATCAAGCACATGTTTTGCCATTTGTCACATTACTTGATGCAATATTTGGTGATAGAccaaatgcataaaataataaacatttcacaatgaattttatttgtttttctaaataattattgtatttttttatgatttttaattattaatcaagtttaaatttttttttgatattttaaaacatttttatattatatatcacatttattatgttctaaccgctattgcacccgctggtcaaccagtcgtaaacctcccgcaaacgcaccaattttaaaacgctaaatcagtcgttcaaaacgctttataacgcttgaaaccgcaatcgcccgcttccgcaatctcccgcaaccgcaaccgcaaccgcagcgtttgaaccagtcaagCCCTAAATTAATCACGGTTACTGAGGCCCCCTAACAATTTGGCATTTAGCCTAACCCCGCGTGCGAGGCCCACTCAGTCTACTTCTATACACGGAAAAGCCCAAAATGTGTGGACAATAATTGAGCGATTTTTGTCATATTAATGTGCattaatactatttttattttcttgtctgAGTCTGGCACACTTGGTAAAATCGAGTAATTCCAGTCAGTCTCATCGAAAAAGCCCAAAATGTGTGAACAAcatcaaccatatatatatatatctatatacttaccGACCACCTGAATAATTTCTTTAATCCGCAATAGAATTCAAACCGCGACATTTTATATTCATATGCTTGAGAATAACACTGCACTCGTACAAAGATAGATTATTCATAGACGGTCATAAGAGATGGAACAAAATTGCCCTGGCTCTGGCTCTctagctatatttttttttttttttaaatcatattttgtcttcctcaagtaaaacaaaaatagctAAAAGAGAGAATTTCAGCTAGCCAAAATAACCAAAGAACATGATTTTATTACTCTTGTATTACGAATCTGtgcaacaaaaacattaaatgaataaataaacaaacctGGTTatatttagtgattttgtggcTGTGTCTCATCTTGGTTCTTGGCTTTACTCCTTAACATCTCAGTGAAGTTGCCTCTCATGATACGTCTGAATCTCGTGTCTTCAGTAGCAGCAGCCGTAACCTTTGGTGACTCAGGTCCTTGAAGTGTTGGTGATGACGGTGCAATCGCAGTGGTTTCCATTGCTTCTTTTTTCCCCAACAAGCCACCTTCTCCAAACAAGCTTGTCACAGATGATGCAATCCCCAAATGAGCACCCATAGCTTTACTGATTGCTTCAAATGTCCCACCTGATCTCTCCTTCATTATAATCTCTAACGCTTCCTTGTGAGCTGGATCTAGCGCGTCTGGATCTTTCAGTAGGTTTTGTATCGCCGGAAGGAGGTAGTCTCGGACACTTGTTTGAGACAGATCTTCAGAAACATGTTTCAAAACATAAACGAGTTAACCTTTGAACACTCAAACATgtatgaaaaagaagaagaaagttttggttttggtactCTTACCGGTTGCATCGAGTGCACGAATGGCTTCACAGAACGCGTTAGCTCTTTCTCGGCGACGATTTACGTCTGCTGAAGAGCTTGGACTTGCTGAGAGTTGTAAAATCTTGGACAAAAGATAATCTCGAAGCCGTTCTGTTGTGTGAGGAATGGCAACTAAGAGTGCACGAATGACTGCGATTATAGCCTCATGAGAACCATCTTCGAGAAAAGCATCCATCTGGACTAGGATTTTATCAACAATCTGCATCATACACAAATTTAATTAGCACATAAAAGTAATTGGAGAATTTTATTATGCCTTCAAGTAATTCGAAAATTTTATTATGCATTATTACCATGTCGACTTTGAAATGCTGTGCTACAGATCCAAATGCATCTATGCTTGCGTACTTTACATTCAGGTTCTGGTCTGAGCCAAGAGTGATCAAGGCTGGTAAAACATTGGCAGAAGCTACTTTGGCGTCGATATATGGAACCTGTGCAAGTATATATAACAAATCTTctgttagaaaaaaaacttgggGAAGAAGGTGAAAGTTTGTGTGTGCGTGTTTGTTGTTGAGAAGCTTACAATAGTCTTCAACAACTTAGCAGCGTTGATTTTGAGTTCCGCAGTGGAATCCACGACCATTTCCCACAAAACCCCGAATATCATGTTATGGTGTTCCGGAAATGTGCTGTAAGAGGTCTACATTAGTAAGAATAAGAAGTTCCAGGAAAACATAATTAGCAGTGAAAGCTTTAGAGCACGCACCAAAGGAAGCGAACTGCATCCAAAACTTCGTTATTGTGCTTCGATGActggttttcttttgttttactctcGACTAAGAGTTGTCGTAAGAAGATAGTTAATTCGTCGTGTTTACTTGGTGCACCAAGAACTCCTGCCAAAAGAAGCGGTAGAATACAAAGAGTGGCAAGTCTATTGGCTACAGCAGTTCTTGGTTTCAGGCCTGaagaaaggaaacaagaatCAATGTCAAATCCTATTTTAAGGAAATTTTCTGTCGCTTTCTATCTAGCAAATAAGTAACCTTTTATCCTTGGATGGATTGCAGAAGGTAAAAATTGAAGATCCGCCTCATCATCTCCAACAGCCACCAAAAATACAGGTAACTCAATGTGAGCTAGGTAGGAACTTCCAAAAAGTTCAGACACAGCCAAGAGAAACTGGAAACCAGCACGGAGGATTTTTAACGATTAGTGTAATTACTTCTAAGATCAATAGAAGATAAGGGAACAGTTGCCAACACAATTTATACCTTTGTTATCCGATTTCTCAAATGGTCTTCCTTCTGGGGCAACATGCATGCCAGTTGCAACAAGTTAGCAAAGCAATCAACGTGCATCCATTCAAACATAGGCCACTCAGAACGTCCCCTGGTCAGATATTCCAGTCAGATAAGAAGTAGTACGATTATATACAAGAAGATGtcagaaattagaagaaatttTGTCGTCCAGAGTAGCTGAGGGGTTTGAGAAGCTTACTCGGCATAGGTCTCaagcaaagaaacagagaaggcAGATTCCTCTGATTTTGAGATAGAGGAAAAAGGACATGTTGCCATTGCCTTCTGGTGTATAGCTGGAAGCAACTCCATGAGCATTCTTAGCAGGACATCGATGTTCCATCGCTCACGTTCACCTAAGACTCGTAGATGAGACTCCAATGACCCTTCAACTCCAGAAAGGGGCGGGCAGTGCTGCAAATGAAAAGGACTTAAAATGAGGTATTCCAACAACCATTCGCAGTTTCAATCTTCAAATGGACAATGTATTGGTCTATACCTGAGCAGAGCTCAatgtgtgagagagaagaactCTCAAGATATGATCCAGTCTGTTACCCCATTTTATTACTGCAGGAAGTAGTTCTTTCAATGTGGTTTCAACCACCAGGCCAGATGGATCGCATATCAGCTGAAACATCATCTCCTCGACCTAATAAACAAGTAGAAAGCTAGCGTTGTAGCATGGTTTTATTGATATTAACCAAATGTCTATGCTATTGTCTCATGCCAACCAAAAGACACCACTATATCCTAGAAATTCTGTAATCAGCCTGTTTTAGGGCTGCAAATTTAGTGACGCTGACCTTGAAATATTTGTCTGTGTTTGGAAACAGTGGAAGCAGCAATGCCAGATTATGAGCGGCAGCCTCTCGAACAACAGTAGCAGAATCTTCAATGAGTTGTTGTACGATAGACAAAATCAGAGAGTCGCGTATCTCAGGGCGGACATATTCTGCAAGCTCCCCACATGATTGAGCAACTAGCAGCCTGCGTTCTTCATATGTATGATTTATCTGAAATAGACAACCAGCATGTTATCACTCATATCaagaaaataacacaaaatgttCAAAGCGTGCGCAAGAGTAGCATTCACCTGTTCCCAACACTGTGGAAGCAATTCTGTCTCTGTTCTCATTTCCCCAACATTCCTCGATAGGCTAACACATGCCTGAAGATAAACAGTAAAACGCCTCAAGCTCAAAACCTTACAAGTCTTATTATACACAATGAAAGCTTAAAAGGTAATACAGTAACCTACATCCATTATAATCCTTCTCTGCTGTTCATCTGGACGTTTGATCAGGTTGAACAATGTATGAGTCAAGGAGTCTCTTGTACCGCTAACTGGATGCCGCTCAATTGCACACATCATCAGGGGAAGGAGTTCCTATCAGTTAAAGaaaccaaataattaatatttcatCCACTTTCCTGACTGGtaaaattggaaaaaagaaCTCAAACCTCTCGATGGTTTATCAGAACATATGGAACAATCTTCGGCAAAGCATCTGCGAGTATCTGAATAGTTCCTAAACCCTGCAAATGGAAAGAGGAATATTCAAACAACCATCTAAGATTTTGTTGACACAACATTAGCAACGTATAGCGAAAGGAAAGCAGACAGCTACATTGCCCGCTACCAATTTTTCTGATGACAAAACAGGAGCTCTTTCAAAGTACTGTATTAAATCATTTagcaaaggtaaaaaaaaaaacagagcattcaCGATATAAGAACAAGTACTCCAAAGCATGATCAAGACTTGCCATTTCCTCAGAATCAGCTTCACCATTTGCTTTGTCTGATTTTGAGTTAGAACCACGACCAATCCCAGGATCCACTTTCAAGATGCTTCCAAGGTCTCCGGGTGGAAAACTACCGTTTGATGGATTTAACAAATAGTTTGAGACTTCTTTCTGGTTCTGCAAAGTACTATTGCTTGCCTCTGCAGTTACTTCTCTTTGATCAGCTATTATATTCTTAACTTCTTCCACCACAAGATCGTCTTCTGTTTGTATGTGTCCTTTCTCAGCCGTTATAGAACTATCATAAATCAAACCACCATCCTTTTCTACTATTGGTTTCTCAACTTCGTCTGGTAGAGAGCTAAACTGTTCCTCGACATTTTCCTTGGATTGTAATTTTACAGGATCACCTTCATTCGCTGACATGTATTGACCAGCACGAGATCCTTCAATATGCATTTTAAGAGAAGTGATCTCAGCCCTACAGTCATTGAGGATCATCCTCTGATGCTCTGAGGATTGCTTCAAACTTTGCACCTGAAAACTATCAGTGTCATTTCAGGTATTTACATTTCAGATATGTATGAGCCCGTCTCTTTAAGATACACAGTCTATAAAAAATGACTACCTGCTTTTCTCTATCCCTCAGATCCTTCTGAAGTGATTCTGTAGACTTGTTAAAAGCACTGATTTGCTCTTCGAAATCTTCTTTGCTCTTAAGTAGTCCATCCTTTTCTTTGTTTAGCCTCTCGATCTCCTTTTTTAGTGAATCATTCTCCTGAAGCATGGCTATTTTCTCCTGCATCCAAGAAATAGCGAACCATGAGTTATTCAAATGCAAAATACATATGGAACATTCTGGTGGATTTTATTCTCGCAGATGCTCAAAGTGCAACTTAAATGGTTGGTATAATTCTCAAATACAAAAGGTTGCACTTAAAGCAAGCTCCCATTCTACATAATCATCCCGCAATCAAAATAACATCGAGTTTCAGATAATAACTAACGGAAAGATGCAGAGGGAAAAGAAGAGGGAAGTTGATTTTGTATAAGACAATAACGTCAAAGAACTAAATTTAAAGGTATTGATCTTTCTGACAGCATCAGTTCAATTTGATAAACATGCAAATTAAGGTTTCAGGATATAACCTCAGCTGCTTCTGAAGTTGATGAGAGGTACTGATAGTAATAATAGCGCAAGGCATCAGGCACATGTGCTGGACTGTCCTGCCAAACGTCCAAGTTCTGGTCTGTCACCTGAGATAAACAGAACAGacatcaaatttacaaaattgttCCAAACACAATAACAGCACACACAAATAGGTCAGACACTTCTGTTTCTCCTTCTGGAGTTAGAGATAATTCAGACCTGAAACTTAGTTTTGGTCCGTGaactaaatttaaattgaaatatttaccCAAAACCTAACAAATCTATCAACTCAAACCCAAACACAAGACAGTATCAGCAGCCTCTAAAGGAAACTATACAATTTCAATTGTTGAAAAACACAACCTTCGGAAGAAATAAAAGTCTTAGACAGCTTCACCATAGAGAGTTACAAAATAGTTACCAAAATGGAAaactaaaaatggaaataagCTACTAAAAAGCTCCAGTTACTTTTTAGTTATTCTTTATTACAACATGCCTAGATGAAGAGGCAATGAGGCCACAAAATAGgcacaaagcaaaaaaaaagttaatcgAGATTCCAAAATGGCGTTTGCGGCAATTAGacccaaaaaagaaacagaagaactAGGTGGGTTGCagtatatacatattaagaTACCTCCTCATAAAATGTCATAGCGGTAAGCCTGTAACCTGCAAGAAGAAGATATTCTTTCACTGCACAGTTTAAGTCTTGACGTTCATTGTTCTTCAAAGGCCCTATATCTGTGAAGgaaaaatctttctttttccgTTGAATCTCTGGTCTGTTGTCTTCAAACTCATCTGAGTCCAACTCTGAGAAATAACGAACAGTATCAGGACATAGTTTGGTGATTAGGTTGCTACCATACTGGACTGTGCATTATAAATGATTGCTTGCATAAAGTAAACCTATGCAGAAAATATCTCCATGGAGAAACATGAAAGAATAGAGGAGATGGCCTATAGACAGGAACTGAAAGCTAGACCAGCAAATACTTATTGCAGAGAGAACTTCTAGATACATTCACGTGTCTGCACTCTGAGACTATGATTTTAGTCAAATTAGACTCCCTAAACGGTCGGTCATCACTGAAATTTCTGAAACCCTACCGACTTCATGGCAAGAAACATGAACTGTGTGTCTATGCATACACGTTTACGGAAGTAGAGGACTATGAGACGAGAAAGAGCAGAATAAATAATTGAGTTCTGGGTTACCTTTTGACTTGTCAATCGAGTGATCAGATTTCTTCTGTCCTTCAGTTTTCAATCTTGTAATATCCTCTTGAGCTAGACGAAATTCATATTCGCTGATAGCTAGTTTCTCAGCTAATGCTTCTTTCTCCTCCAACAAACTTTGTGGATCCGCAACTGTATTTCAGGGTAAAAGTTACCATATATCCTACCAACCATATTGTCTAAGAAAGCCTGAAGCTAAACCAAAACACAAGATACGACATGGTCATAAAACAGGCGGACTAATCACCCTTCAAGAAACCTtcaactatgattttttttcaaacttaaacTATGAGAAGAACATCAAATTGCATGCCGAACAGATACATTCTCAGGATTTCACAACTTTGAAAACATGTCCATGATCAAACGTTTACAATTTCAACTGCTTTGTGAATTAAGTAAGACCAAATAAGATAGCCAATTAACATATCCCCAAAGAGATCTCTAAAACGTAACGCAGCTCAACCACACTGAGAGGGACGATATAGCAGACAATTTCGGCAACAGAAACAACTTAAAAATGAGAGGCGAATAAAAACGCAATGCGAAGAACTGGCGAACCTCGAATTGAATTATACCGAGAAATCTGATCAGGAGGGAAACGGGAAGGATCAGAGAAGAACTCCTTAAGACGAATTGCTTGGGCATCGCGGCCATCATCGAGAAGTTCGTGAAGAAGCTCAAACGCCGTCAAGAGGTAGTTCTCCTCCATCAGGAAGTTCACAAAAAAGTTGCACAACGACGATCGCTCCGCGtccatgttttgttttcttcttctgccacgggaaccctaaaacccaatcaGAGGAAACACCTCCTTCGTTCCAATGTCTCTGTGCATTCCGATAGATAATAAACTCTCTCGATTCGATCTGATGGGCGATCGGATTCGATTCACCAGATCGTGTCGGTGTTCTCGCCGATGAGTCTCTCCGGAAGAGAGTGACGGTACGAATCACGTGCAACAATTTAATGGTACACCGTGGATTAGTTGAACCCAGATTGTTTAAACAGTGAGCTGTATGGACACGTGGACGGCTCACGTCAGAAGATCAACGTCGTCGTGTGTGCGTGCCTAGGCGAGAAAAGTCAACGTTTCCGTTGTTCTTTCTAGCgaaaataagaaattttaaacttagtattggtttgggatttaaatagaattttaatgactttaaaaattttgtaaaatatattgttattcaatccagactttttaaaactcttttaaaatttggtgttattagttgtagatttgtaaaaagttatcttaaatcttgataaatatagtgttattggattaagagttttataaagtcattaaaagttttatgttattcaattaaaacaaaagaatcttggattgttaataaatttaaatattatgttattggtttgagattttatatcatttccttcataacaaaagtcatgaaaagaGAGATTGTGAATCATAGAGTCAATgactttttgttgttcttttgttgaaaatgaaaaCGAGGGGTTTTTGGGATATATATTCATAGTTTGCTCTGTCCTCTTCGATTTTTCTCTCAGACTCAAAATATCTTTATAGTAACCTTTTTGTTACGTATTGGGTAGAGAGAAAATTTTCTCAATTATGTGTTTGGTGGTTAGTTCATATCAACTATCCTTAACACTAAACGTCAATTATATGTTTGGTGGTTTATGAAAGTCATCGTGGTGAAACATTGTGTTGTGAGGATATATATTCATATCTTGCATAAACCATCGTGGTGAAATTATGTGTTTGGTGGGTCTAGTTGTaaggaagatgagagagataagtaagagatttttttttttcacagaaaGTTGAACAAACAAGAGAAtattgtataataatttttttacaaaaattttacaagattttatgaGAGATTTTACtagattaggaaaaacaaatcagtaagatttaaaaaaactttctaaCAATCAtctagaatccttcattttatactttccatgattttatttagagtcattaaaattctcttaaagTCATTAGTCTTTTTGCTAATTGCttgtaaaaatatgtaagatGGCATAATCATTCCGCAGAACCAATTAAACCATCGTAATACCTTCAGCTTTTGAATAGCAATGAATTCTCATCAACCACCATGAGGACAAAATTGAAAGTATTGATATTActaatttctttataaaatgtttttggaaagataaaaaaaaacccgtAAAAATTCATTGCTACAACAAAGTgagtaaaaaagaaagtgaaacaaGGATCACCTTAACTGAAAGAGACAAAAAGCAGAAGCATGTATAATATGTATGGGAATCAAAACAAACCTGTAAAACCAAATACCCGAAAGTGCAGCAACATGAAATGGATTCTTACTTCTCTCAAGAATTGTGCGTGTGTAACTGACCCAAAGCTTCGGTTAGCATCTTGGTTTGACACTGCGACGGTACTTTAGGAGCTGGAGGCTGGGTTTTGTAAATCTGAGCACGAGTTATATCGTTGTCATCGACGCCAGTGTTATAGATGAAAGCATCTCTGCAAGTAGTACTAGGCGCAGCTTCACTTGATGTTTGTACAGATGAATCAACGGGTTTGGCTGGAGGGTAAACATGTGAGGACAACTCTGGTGCTAGAGGGCTGCTGGTGCGGACCACTGGGGAATCAACTTGGTGGGAGTTTAAAATCGTGCCAGAATTCACAGGCGGTGCTTGAACATACCTCGAACTGTACTGATCGACTGGAATGTAGTATATTGGGTATGGCTGCGGCGGAAGCTGATAATGGGGGTGGTTTGTGTGATGGTACGCTGTGGCAGGCAATGGCATAGGTGAGTTTCCGGCAATGTAAGGATGTCCAGTGTAAATTACCTGtatatgttgttgttgaggTTGGTTCATAAATGGTGGATACCCGGAAAATGGGATTGGAACTGGTTTGTTTAGCCCAGTCTCGTACAAGTTTGAAGACAGCTTGTTCTCCATAACATGTGAGTGTGTCGCTTCAAACTTGTTCTCCAGAACATGTGAGTGTGTCGGTAGCTCGTGAGAAGAGATTGGGGTGACTGCAGTGTTGTCGCTGTTCATACAGTaagaacaaaaggaaaatgGTTATCAGCTACAAAATCGCATTTGAATTAAAATGTGACAAGATTGGCATGTGGCATCTATAGCAATACATACAACCCTTATGAACACAGCTCAACTTCAAATACTAGAATAACTACATCTTATGAAGATAACAACCGTCGCTGAATACCACACAAGGAATAACATAAGCCCGGGCGCATAGATGTTCTTCAAATTGGGAATTACCATAACACAAGGTCCTTACACAATCGTAAAAAAAGACAAGCTATTGATTGCCTAAGCCAATGAACTCATTCACCGATCATATACAAAACAGAAGAGAACCTAACTCAGCAACAGTATCACTCCAAgaattcagttttgtttttcaacATTACTTCAAAAGATAGCTTATATCACCCCACATTTAACCTAGTTATGCAACACTACCAAATTCATATGTGCCATTCGCTAAACAA is from Camelina sativa cultivar DH55 chromosome 20, Cs, whole genome shotgun sequence and encodes:
- the LOC104769882 gene encoding uncharacterized protein At2g29880-like, producing the protein MTRLLLDLITLEKQAGNSRGKSLSEKGKENVLTEFRKEFPLNLNWNKIKNRLDTLKRQYELYRKITFGATGLGVNPRTGSLDAPDHWWKDKIKAYPEASRLRSHPLRFIPLLHVVFRDETVVVEESWQPRRGVNRHAPLVDVSETERTNEEDEREDMMRENEPHHMETEDPDWMSQIPRENSANPNSEAEPSFASKETSSTHTQEKRSRNRKRKQNPVDSTLDRIATTMEDRNDILEQMTNAKSKSQSTNSTEEQMALVVKHVRAVPDLVPMSELYWASLDLIATNDVVRGLFLALPDDEKLPFLKRQTKESRNDFA
- the LOC104769883 gene encoding lisH domain and HEAT repeat-containing protein KIAA1468 homolog; this encodes MDAERSSLCNFFVNFLMEENYLLTAFELLHELLDDGRDAQAIRLKEFFSDPSRFPPDQISRYNSIRVADPQSLLEEKEALAEKLAISEYEFRLAQEDITRLKTEGQKKSDHSIDKSKELDSDEFEDNRPEIQRKKKDFSFTDIGPLKNNERQDLNCAVKEYLLLAGYRLTAMTFYEEVTDQNLDVWQDSPAHVPDALRYYYYQYLSSTSEAAEEKIAMLQENDSLKKEIERLNKEKDGLLKSKEDFEEQISAFNKSTESLQKDLRDREKQVQSLKQSSEHQRMILNDCRAEITSLKMHIEGSRAGQYMSANEGDPVKLQSKENVEEQFSSLPDEVEKPIVEKDGGLIYDSSITAEKGHIQTEDDLVVEEVKNIIADQREVTAEASNSTLQNQKEVSNYLLNPSNGSFPPGDLGSILKVDPGIGRGSNSKSDKANGEADSEEMGLGTIQILADALPKIVPYVLINHREELLPLMMCAIERHPVSGTRDSLTHTLFNLIKRPDEQQRRIIMDACVSLSRNVGEMRTETELLPQCWEQINHTYEERRLLVAQSCGELAEYVRPEIRDSLILSIVQQLIEDSATVVREAAAHNLALLLPLFPNTDKYFKVEEMMFQLICDPSGLVVETTLKELLPAVIKWGNRLDHILRVLLSHTLSSAQHCPPLSGVEGSLESHLRVLGERERWNIDVLLRMLMELLPAIHQKAMATCPFSSISKSEESAFSVSLLETYAEGRSEWPMFEWMHVDCFANLLQLACMLPQKEDHLRNRITKFLLAVSELFGSSYLAHIELPVFLVAVGDDEADLQFLPSAIHPRIKGLKPRTAVANRLATLCILPLLLAGVLGAPSKHDELTIFLRQLLVESKTKENQSSKHNNEVLDAVRFLCTFPEHHNMIFGVLWEMVVDSTAELKINAAKLLKTIVPYIDAKVASANVLPALITLGSDQNLNVKYASIDAFGSVAQHFKVDMIVDKILVQMDAFLEDGSHEAIIAVIRALLVAIPHTTERLRDYLLSKILQLSASPSSSADVNRRRERANAFCEAIRALDATDLSQTSVRDYLLPAIQNLLKDPDALDPAHKEALEIIMKERSGGTFEAISKAMGAHLGIASSVTSLFGEGGLLGKKEAMETTAIAPSSPTLQGPESPKVTAAATEDTRFRRIMRGNFTEMLRSKAKNQDETQPQNH